One window from the genome of Rhodospirillaceae bacterium encodes:
- a CDS encoding ABC transporter — protein sequence MSLIEGRAISVRFGDQTVLDGVNLAAATGEVVGLIGENGAGKTTLLRVLANLQSAGGGEVRFRGQDIHKIARRAYAQAMAYMPQDATSHWPLEVQHLVALGRLPHRNPWQPLADADLDYIATVLRWTDTTHLAARTVTTLSGGERVRVMLARALASQPVLLLADEPVASLDPFHQLQVMELLRDIARRGACVFVVLHDLTHAARFCDRVLLLHGGVVMAEGSPASVLTPENLEAAFAITAEYGERDGEMYLLPWQRLGRKTVGNGDAS from the coding sequence ATGAGCCTGATTGAAGGCCGCGCCATTTCGGTTCGCTTTGGGGATCAGACCGTTCTCGATGGTGTCAATCTTGCCGCTGCAACGGGTGAAGTTGTCGGGCTGATTGGCGAAAACGGCGCCGGCAAGACAACCCTGCTTCGCGTGCTGGCGAATTTGCAATCGGCGGGGGGTGGCGAGGTGCGTTTTCGTGGTCAGGATATTCATAAAATCGCGCGCCGCGCCTATGCGCAGGCCATGGCCTATATGCCCCAGGACGCGACCAGTCATTGGCCGCTAGAGGTGCAGCATCTTGTGGCCTTGGGGCGGCTTCCCCATCGCAACCCCTGGCAGCCACTGGCCGATGCCGATCTTGACTATATTGCGACGGTGCTTCGCTGGACGGACACGACCCATCTTGCGGCGCGCACGGTAACGACGCTTTCCGGCGGCGAACGTGTCCGCGTCATGCTGGCGCGCGCCCTTGCTTCCCAGCCGGTGCTTTTATTGGCGGACGAGCCGGTCGCGTCCCTGGACCCTTTTCACCAGTTGCAGGTTATGGAACTTCTCCGTGACATTGCCAGACGTGGTGCGTGTGTTTTCGTCGTTTTGCACGATTTGACCCATGCCGCGCGATTCTGCGACCGGGTGTTGCTGTTGCATGGAGGGGTAGTCATGGCGGAAGGGTCGCCGGCCTCGGTGTTGACGCCAGAAAATCTGGAGGCGGCCTTTGCCATCACCGCAGAATATGGCGAGCGCGATGGTGAGATGTATCTATTGCCGTGGCAGCGCCTTGGGCGCAAGACGGTTGGCAATGGAGATGCCTCATGA
- a CDS encoding ABC transporter permease translates to MPSLFPLVAGLSLALLVLAGLSLTLGKVDVPLLEALRGVFDKDPPLATILLVEIRLPRTILAVLVGGTLGLCGAALQGLLRNPLAAPGLIGVSSSAALGAVLMLYFGLAQSFPLALPIGGICGALFVVFLIYGLAGRDASVLTLILAGVAISSFAAALTSLALNLAPSPYAAYEIVFWLLGSLADRSFDHVALVAPLMAVGWLMLLGTGRALDALSLGEETAATMGFHLTRVRFAVIVGTALSVGAAVSVTGGIAFVGLVVPHLLRPLVGHQPSRLLGVSALGGAVLLLVGDIAVRVLSPGLELKLGVLTAIIGAPFFLYLILKTRGEMR, encoded by the coding sequence ATGCCGTCGCTTTTCCCGCTGGTGGCGGGCCTCTCGCTTGCCCTGCTGGTCCTTGCCGGGCTTTCGCTTACCCTTGGCAAGGTTGATGTGCCGCTTCTTGAAGCGTTGCGCGGGGTGTTTGATAAAGACCCGCCGCTGGCCACCATCCTGCTGGTTGAAATTCGTCTGCCACGTACAATTCTTGCGGTTCTCGTCGGCGGCACCCTCGGCCTTTGTGGGGCGGCCCTGCAGGGTCTTCTTCGTAATCCGCTTGCGGCGCCGGGTCTGATCGGGGTTTCCAGCAGTGCGGCCCTTGGCGCTGTCCTCATGCTTTATTTTGGGCTGGCGCAAAGTTTTCCGCTTGCCCTTCCCATCGGTGGTATTTGCGGCGCGCTTTTCGTTGTCTTTCTTATCTACGGGCTCGCCGGACGGGATGCGAGCGTGCTTACCCTGATCCTTGCTGGCGTCGCGATCAGCAGTTTTGCGGCGGCGCTTACTTCGCTCGCCCTTAATCTCGCTCCCAGTCCTTATGCGGCCTATGAAATTGTCTTCTGGCTGCTGGGGTCGCTTGCGGATCGAAGTTTTGATCATGTGGCGCTGGTCGCACCTCTGATGGCCGTCGGCTGGCTCATGCTTTTGGGAACGGGCCGCGCCCTTGATGCGCTTTCCCTTGGCGAGGAAACGGCAGCGACCATGGGCTTTCATCTGACGCGGGTGCGCTTTGCCGTTATCGTCGGCACGGCCCTTTCCGTGGGTGCGGCCGTTTCAGTAACCGGCGGCATCGCCTTTGTCGGCCTTGTCGTGCCGCATCTTCTGCGGCCCCTGGTTGGCCATCAGCCGAGCCGGCTGCTTGGCGTTAGCGCCCTTGGCGGCGCCGTGCTTTTGCTTGTTGGCGACATCGCCGTTCGTGTCTTGTCGCCAGGACTTGAACTTAAGCTTGGTGTGTTGACCGCGATCATCGGCGCGCCGTTTTTCCTCTACCTCATCCTGAAGACCCGGGGGGAGATGCGATGA
- a CDS encoding amino acid-binding protein, giving the protein MKTILISILCTDRTGLVSAIAGRLFELGANLGDTTFAVLGSAAELTALVEIPDTLTAETVEEDLKALPEIGDGKVTVTDFKRPAVHGPSGKLTHYLRITGGDSPGLIARLSEVFVQYEANIIGMNAEKVPRAEGDQYLIRFAVWIPEKRADACIATVVNTTEDLRLACHWQKV; this is encoded by the coding sequence ATGAAAACAATCCTCATTTCCATTCTCTGCACGGATCGCACCGGCTTGGTTTCCGCAATCGCCGGCCGCCTTTTCGAACTTGGCGCCAATCTTGGCGACACAACTTTTGCCGTCCTCGGCAGTGCTGCCGAACTGACAGCCCTCGTCGAAATTCCAGATACGCTCACGGCAGAAACGGTCGAAGAGGATTTAAAGGCCTTGCCGGAAATTGGCGACGGCAAGGTGACCGTCACCGACTTCAAACGCCCGGCCGTACACGGGCCTTCCGGCAAACTTACCCATTACCTGCGCATTACCGGCGGTGACAGCCCGGGCCTGATTGCCCGGCTTTCCGAAGTCTTCGTCCAATATGAAGCAAACATCATCGGCATGAATGCCGAGAAAGTTCCCCGCGCGGAAGGCGATCAATACCTTATTCGATTCGCCGTCTGGATCCCCGAAAAACGGGCGGATGCCTGTATCGCAACGGTCGTGAACACGACCGAAGACCTGCGTCTGGCCTGTCACTGGCAAAAGGTCTAG
- a CDS encoding Flp family type IVb pilin, whose product MNTFRKFLEDESGATAIEYGLIAALVSVAAIGALQAMGGSLNTMFTTVSTSLNAAVAP is encoded by the coding sequence ATGAATACGTTTCGTAAATTTCTGGAAGACGAATCCGGCGCCACCGCCATCGAGTACGGCCTGATTGCCGCCCTGGTGTCGGTTGCCGCGATTGGTGCGCTGCAGGCGATGGGCGGGTCGTTGAACACGATGTTCACGACGGTTTCCACTTCGCTGAATGCAGCGGTTGCCCCGTAA
- a CDS encoding oxidoreductase encodes MAHIAFIGLGVMGFPMAGHLARAGHAVTVTNRTFAKAKAWTAAHEGKCAKTPREAVQNADXVCVCVGEDADLRDAILEENGAFSSMRKGATLIDHTTASAEIARELAATAKAYGFSFLDAPVSGGEAGAQDGTLTVMAGGEKAAFEHARPILAAYAHTMLYMGDAGSGQLTKMVNQICAAGLIEALAEGLNFGQCAGLDMEKVIQVIAKGAAQSWQMDHRAKTMLDDEFNFGFAVKWMQKDLGICFHEAEKIGARLPVTEQVNRFYGEITEAGGARLDTSSLIRRLRKKRNPPA; translated from the coding sequence ATGGCGCACATCGCTTTCATCGGCCTTGGCGTCATGGGATTTCCGATGGCCGGCCATCTGGCCCGCGCAGGCCACGCGGTAACGGTAACGAACCGCACATTCGCAAAGGCCAAAGCCTGGACCGCCGCCCATGAGGGAAAATGCGCAAAAACACCGCGCGAAGCTGTCCAGAATGCAGAYTKCGTCTGCGTCTGCGTCGGCGAAGATGCCGATTTACGCGATGCAATCCTTGAAGAGAACGGTGCCTTTTCCAGCATGCGGAAAGGGGCGACGCTCATTGACCACACGACGGCCTCGGCAGAAATCGCGCGCGAACTTGCGGCAACGGCAAAGGCGTATGGGTTTTCCTTTCTCGATGCCCCCGTTTCCGGTGGCGAAGCGGGCGCGCAAGACGGCACCTTGACGGTGATGGCGGGTGGCGAGAAGGCGGCCTTTGAGCACGCCAGACCAATCCTCGCAGCCTATGCCCACACAATGTTGTACATGGGCGATGCCGGAAGCGGCCAATTGACGAAGATGGTGAACCAGATTTGTGCTGCAGGCCTGATCGAGGCCCTGGCCGAAGGCCTGAATTTCGGCCAATGCGCCGGCCTGGACATGGAAAAAGTTATCCAGGTTATCGCCAAGGGGGCCGCCCAGTCCTGGCAAATGGATCATCGCGCCAAAACCATGCTTGACGATGAATTCAACTTTGGTTTTGCCGTAAAATGGATGCAGAAAGATCTGGGTATCTGTTTCCACGAAGCCGAAAAAATCGGTGCCCGCCTTCCCGTTACCGAACAGGTCAACCGTTTTTACGGGGAAATCACCGAGGCAGGTGGCGCGCGCCTGGATACGTCAAGCCTGATCCGACGCCTTCGTAAAAAACGTAACCCGCCGGCTTAG
- a CDS encoding glutathione S-transferase, translating into MPRVLYELLGNDDLRFSPFCWRTRMALAHKGLELDEIIPVAFTEKEKIAFSGQKRVPVLVDNETTVFDSWNIACYLEENYPDRPPLFGNAAARGEAFFINSWTDRVLIASIFPMVVKDIFDHVLPKDREYFRETREKIMGDTLEATHAKRDARFKNFSKTLNILRHTLKKEAFLCGETPAYADYSVFSAFQWARCVSSLPLLAQDDPIDDWYKRMQDLFDGLGQNLKGIPV; encoded by the coding sequence ATGCCGCGTGTGCTTTACGAATTGCTGGGGAACGATGATCTGCGTTTCAGCCCCTTCTGCTGGCGCACAAGAATGGCCCTTGCCCACAAGGGCCTGGAACTGGACGAAATTATTCCCGTCGCCTTCACTGAAAAGGAAAAAATCGCGTTCAGTGGCCAGAAACGGGTTCCGGTCCTGGTAGACAATGAAACGACGGTTTTCGATTCCTGGAACATCGCCTGTTATCTCGAGGAAAACTACCCGGACCGCCCGCCCCTTTTCGGAAACGCGGCGGCGCGCGGCGAAGCGTTTTTCATCAATAGCTGGACAGATCGTGTCCTGATCGCCAGCATCTTTCCCATGGTCGTGAAAGATATCTTCGACCACGTCCTGCCAAAAGACCGCGAATATTTTCGTGAGACGCGTGAGAAAATAATGGGCGATACCCTGGAGGCAACCCATGCCAAACGGGACGCGCGCTTTAAAAATTTCAGCAAAACACTGAATATCCTTCGCCATACGCTGAAAAAGGAAGCGTTCCTATGCGGGGAAACCCCCGCTTATGCAGATTACAGCGTCTTTAGCGCCTTTCAGTGGGCGCGCTGCGTGAGTTCCTTGCCACTGCTAGCCCAGGACGACCCCATCGACGACTGGTACAAACGCATGCAAGACCTGTTCGATGGCCTCGGCCAAAACCTCAAAGGCATTCCCGTATAG
- a CDS encoding glutathione S-transferase: protein MTRSTIFHVCARTAWDAAKSNGFYRGSTDDRRDGFIHFSDRTQIIESTETHHGGEKGLVLLTVATARLGKNGGALRWEASRSGRLFPHLYGALPVTAVTKTQDLPLDADGHHIFPPLPET from the coding sequence ATGACGCGAAGCACGATCTTTCATGTTTGCGCACGCACCGCATGGGACGCGGCCAAATCGAATGGGTTCTATCGTGGTTCAACCGATGACCGGCGGGACGGCTTTATCCACTTTTCCGATCGCACACAAATTATCGAAAGCACGGAAACCCACCACGGCGGCGAAAAGGGCCTTGTGCTTTTAACCGTCGCCACGGCGCGTTTGGGAAAGAATGGCGGGGCGCTTCGCTGGGAAGCTTCGCGTAGCGGTCGTCTTTTCCCGCATCTCTATGGGGCCTTGCCGGTAACGGCGGTAACCAAAACACAGGATTTACCCCTGGACGCGGACGGCCACCACATTTTCCCGCCACTTCCCGAAACGTAA